In one window of Candidatus Scalindua sp. DNA:
- a CDS encoding SLC13 family permease, whose product MPDISTIMVLAVVVAATYLFVTEKLRVDMIALCVLLTLIVLGLLDPDQALYGFANQATATIGAMFILSAGLVRTGMVEWLARQIDKLAGKKEPRLIITLCITIAFLSAFIVNTAAVAVFIPISIVLAKTRKISVSRVLIPLSFASQFGGVCTLIGTSTNILVNSVAIEKGQKAFGFFEFAPLGLVMTFVGIIYLVMARWLLPKRKGEEQQVDRYHLAGYLAELQVSHKSPLIGKNWEKSKLKISEKVDLIKFIRNDKATTKPAKTKIREDDVLLLHGKMDKLIAMQDKYGLKLHTKVKIDDKKISSDSIKLIEVLIPPRSRLIGRSLQTFDFFRRFGCVVLAVQRREKIIRDRVSETLLDDGDTLLLEADKENVSHLLKSRDLVVMNELTELYVRKDKAIIALVMFLAVTILTVFNIVPILVAALIGAVGMVMGRCLSIEEAYQAIDWKIVFLLGGIIPLGLAMERSGAALWLVNTILNPFTGFGPLAVLSVLYLVTAVLTSFMSNNAAAVIIAPIGLSIAASMDVDPRPFLVAITFAASTSFATPIGYQTNTMIYAPGGYRFSDFTRVGTPLNLIFWGLSVLLIPMIWPF is encoded by the coding sequence ATGCCGGACATAAGCACTATAATGGTACTTGCTGTGGTTGTCGCTGCAACGTATCTCTTTGTAACTGAAAAATTACGGGTTGACATGATCGCCCTCTGTGTATTGCTTACTTTGATTGTGCTGGGATTACTGGATCCTGATCAGGCACTGTACGGTTTTGCGAACCAGGCAACTGCAACCATAGGTGCCATGTTTATCTTGAGCGCGGGATTGGTGCGTACAGGGATGGTAGAGTGGCTGGCGCGGCAGATAGATAAACTCGCCGGCAAGAAAGAGCCCCGGCTGATTATCACTTTATGTATTACTATTGCCTTCCTGTCGGCCTTTATCGTGAATACTGCCGCTGTGGCAGTATTCATTCCCATATCAATCGTACTGGCGAAAACACGAAAGATTTCAGTTTCCCGTGTATTGATACCGTTATCATTCGCAAGTCAATTCGGAGGTGTCTGCACCTTAATAGGCACATCTACGAATATACTTGTCAACTCTGTTGCAATAGAAAAAGGGCAGAAGGCCTTCGGGTTTTTTGAATTTGCACCGTTGGGGCTGGTAATGACTTTTGTTGGCATAATTTATCTGGTAATGGCCCGTTGGCTTCTGCCAAAACGCAAGGGAGAGGAGCAGCAGGTAGACCGGTACCATCTCGCCGGTTACCTTGCCGAGTTACAGGTTTCTCATAAATCCCCACTGATAGGAAAAAACTGGGAAAAGAGCAAGCTGAAAATAAGTGAGAAAGTGGATCTCATCAAGTTTATACGGAATGACAAGGCGACTACAAAACCCGCAAAAACCAAGATCAGGGAGGATGATGTGCTCCTGCTTCACGGCAAAATGGACAAGCTTATTGCGATGCAGGATAAATATGGACTCAAGCTTCATACAAAGGTAAAAATTGATGACAAGAAAATCAGTTCTGATTCGATAAAGCTGATCGAAGTTCTCATTCCACCGCGGTCAAGGTTGATTGGCCGCAGCCTGCAGACGTTTGATTTCTTCCGCCGGTTCGGCTGTGTTGTGCTGGCAGTCCAGCGCCGGGAAAAGATCATACGGGACCGAGTGTCGGAGACCCTTCTCGATGACGGAGATACGCTGCTTCTGGAGGCTGATAAAGAGAACGTATCCCATCTGCTGAAATCCCGTGATCTGGTAGTGATGAATGAGCTGACTGAACTGTATGTTCGGAAAGATAAGGCCATTATCGCACTGGTTATGTTCCTGGCCGTGACAATCTTAACAGTGTTCAATATCGTTCCGATCCTGGTCGCAGCGCTGATCGGTGCGGTCGGCATGGTCATGGGCAGGTGTCTTTCCATAGAGGAGGCATATCAGGCTATAGATTGGAAGATTGTCTTCCTGCTTGGAGGTATTATACCCCTTGGGCTTGCCATGGAGCGGAGCGGAGCGGCCCTCTGGCTGGTCAATACGATTTTGAATCCGTTTACAGGCTTTGGTCCTCTCGCCGTTCTGTCAGTCCTCTATCTGGTCACTGCGGTGCTGACAAGTTTTATGTCAAATAATGCCGCTGCCGTTATAATCGCGCCAATTGGCCTGTCCATTGCGGCTTCCATGGATGTAGATCCGAGGCCGTTTCTGGTGGCGATAACCTTTGCCGCCTCAACCAGCTTTGCGACACCGATCGGTTACCAGACGAATACCATGATATATGCCCCCGGAGGGTACCGTTTCTCTGATTTTACGCGTGTCGGCACTCCCCTTAACCTCATATTCTGGGGCCTGTCTGTGTTGCTCATCCCAATGATATGGCCATTCTGA